AGCAAGACGCCCGCCGTGGATCGCGCCCGGATCATGTTCCGCTTCCAACACTTGCTTTGGCAGCATCAAGATGAACTGGCGCAAATGATCACCTTGGAGAACGGAAAAAATCTGGCCGAGGCTCACGCAGAGCTGCTGCGCGCTGTCGAGATGGTCGAATTCGCGGCAGGAATGCCAACCCTGTTGATGGGCGAGACCTTGCCGAACATCGCGCAAAACATCGACTGTCAAGTCATCCGCTTCCCGCTCGGTGTGGTCGGCGGCATCACCCCGTTCAACTTCCCGCTGATGGTGCCGATGTGGATGTACCCGATCGCGATTACGGCAGGGAATACCTTTGTCCTCAAGCCTTCGGAGCGCACCCCGCTCTCTTCGATCCGCATCGCCGAGCTGCTGAAGGAAGCAGGGCTGCCGGACGGCGTGTTCAATGTGGTTAACGGCGCCCATGACGTGGTCAATGGACTGCTGGAGCATCCGGATGTGAAAGCCATTTCCTTCGTCGGTTCCCAGCCGGTCGCGGAGTACGTCTACAAGACGGCAGCAGCGCATGGCAAGCGGGTACAAGCGCTGGCTGGCGCGAAAAACCATCATCTCGTCATGCCGGACACCAACCTGCAGCGCGCTGCCAAAACCATCGTCAGCTCCGCATTTGGCTGTGCCGGCGAGCGGTGCATGGCCGCCAGCGCGGTCGTAGCGGTCGAGGAGATCGCCGACGAGCTGATCCAGCATCTGATCGCCGAGTCCAACGCACTGAAGATGGGCAATGGGCTGGAAGAAGGAGTCGATCTGGGTCCAGTGATCCGTCCATCCCATCTGGAAAAAGTGCACGGCTTCATCGAGCAGGGGCTTGCTGCCGGCGCCGAGCTGGTCCGCGACGGGCGGGAAGATGCCAAAGCGCAGCCGGATGGCTATTTCCTCGGGCCGACGATCTTCGATAAAGCAGATGCGGAAATGGTCATCGTCCGCGATGAAATTTTTGCCCCTGTGCTCAGCGTGATGCGCGTCAAGAATTTTGAAGAGGGACTGGAGACGATCAGCAAATCCCGCTTCGGAAACGGCGCCACGATCTATACGGAAAACGGCAAATGGGGCCGGGAGTTCGTGCAGCGGGTGGAAGCAGGCATGGTCGGCGTCAACGTAGGCGTACCGGCACCGATGGGCTTCTTCGCCTTCACGGGCTGGAAGAATTCCTTCTACGGCGATCTGCACGCCAACGGCAAGGACGGCGTGGACTTCTTCACCAAGAAAAAGACGATCACTTCCCGTTGGTTCGACGACGGCGACACCAGTATCGGTTCTCAAAAAGTATTCGTGAAATAGCGAAAGGGAGGAACGAAGATGAGCCAAGATCAACAAATCCGCACCGTTGACAAAGAAGCTCTGCTGGAAAAAGACCGCGCCCATATGTGGCATCACATGTCGCCCTTCAACCCCAACCCCATGATCGTGACGGAAGCAAGCGGCTCCTGGGTGACGGATATCGATGGGAATAAATACCTGGACGGGATGTCCGGCCTCTGGTGCGTGAACATCGGCTACGGTCGTCAGGAGCTGGCGGACGCCGCTTACGAGCAGCTGAAGGAAATGGCCTACTTCCCGCTGACGCAAAGCCATGTGCCGGCCATCAAGCTGTCGGAAAAAGTCAGCGAGTGGCTGGGGGACGAGTACCGCGTCTTTTTCTCCAACAGCGGCTCGGAGGCAAATGAAGTCGCTTTCAAGATCGCACGCCAATACCACCATCAGAACGGGGAGCCGGGACGCTATAAATTTATCTCCCGCCACCGCGCGTATCATGGAAATACCATGGGGGCATTGGCCGCCACTGGCCAGTCCATCCGCAAGCAGAAATACGAGCCGCTCGCGCCGGGCTTCCTCCATGTCTCGCCGCCGTATTGTTACCGCTGTCCGTTCGGCAAAACCTACGGCAACTGCAATCTCGAGTGCGCCCAGGTCTATGATGAAGTGATCAACTGGGAAGGCGCAGGCAGCGTCGCTGCGGTGATCATGGAGCCGACGATTACCGGAGGCGGCGTCATCGTCCCGCCGCCGGAGTATATGCCGAAAGTGCGGGAGATCTGCGACAAATACGGTGTGCTGTTGATCGTCGATGAGGTCATCTGCGGCTTTGGCCGCTCCGGTCAAAAATTCGGCCACCAGAATTTTGGCGTCAAACCGGACATCGTGACGATGGCCAAAGGCATTACCAGTGCGTATCTGCCGCTCTCCGCCACAGCGGTGCGGGCAGAGATCGCCGATAAATTCAACGAGCAAGGCGTCAATCTGCACTTCCGCCATGTCAATACATTCGGCGGAAATCCGGCAGCCTGTGCGCTCGCACTGAAAAACCTCGAGCTGATGGAAGAGGAGCAGATGATCGAGCGGGCGGGCAGGCTGGGCGAGGAGCTGCGCGAAAAGCTCGCGTTCCTGGAAGAGCATCCGAATGTCGGCGATATCCGCAGCTTCGGATTCCTGATGGGAATCGAGATGGTAGAGAATCGGGACACCAAGGAGCCGGCCGCCCCTGACAAACTGGCCAAGATCATCGGTGCCTGCAAGAAGCGCGGTCTGATCATCGGCCGCAATGGAGACACGGTACCCGGGTTCAACAACGTGCTGACGCTTTCTCCGCCGTTCTCGACCACCAGCGAGGATATCAACTTCATCGCCCAGGTGCTGCGGGAAGCATTTGACGAGCTGAACCAGTAAGAGTCTCGCCCGATCATCAAAAAAACCCTACCCTTTGGTCCGTCCAGCTTTTAGCTGGCGCCAGGGGCAGGGTTTTTACTTGTCCGGAAAGGGATTGACGCCGCTGGTTGAACATGGTAACGTAAGGCTCAATGAAAGTATAGTAAATTAGTAGGAATTGTTGCTTTTCCAACAAGCGAGGAGAGAGAAACCATGCAAACCAAACGTACCATCGTTCATCTGACCGCTTCCGCAGCCCTGCTGTCTGCTCTGGCCCTGTCCACAGGCGCACATGTGCATGCAGCCGCAACCGCCCCGTATCTGGCCGCTGTACCGGCACAGTCCGCTTCTGCCCAAGAGACGGCGGCATACCTGCAGCAGCAGTTCGGTATCAAGCTCTCGGGCACCATCACAAAACCGCAGTTTGAAAAAGGACTCCTGAAGGTGCGCGCTTCATCCGCAATCCTGTCTTCGGAGGAGGGAGAGGCCGCCTTTTTCCAGGGAGCGGACAAAAGCGGAAGCCTTCAGGTCTGGGAGGCCGTCAGTGCAGCAGTAAAAGCGGCTGAGCTGAAGGAGCTCGCCTACACCTACACGGATGAACAGATCGCGGCCGCTTGGAAAACTGCAGGCTGGAGCTATACGCCGGAAGGGTCCATCGCAAAAGAAGCCGCCCAGGAGATTGCCGCCGCGCTAGATACCGGTTTCCTGACCGTACCCCATGCGGGCGGATATAAACTGGATGCCGCCCTCACCGCGGAGCTCGGCTACCAGCTCCTCGGCAAAGTGGCTGAATTCCTGGGTGAGCAGCAACATTTCCTTGGATACATCAGCGAGCCTGACATTTACGGCAAGCTGGTGCAGGCCTGGAACGAATCTGTGCTGATCAAGTCCGAGGAGCTCCAAAAGACCGTTGATGAGGCGCTGAAACAAAATTTGATCACCGGTTACAATCTGAAGGACACGCAGTATGATCCGCATTTTGATCCGGCCCGCACGATTACCTACGGTCACAGCGACATCATCCATGCCGTCCAGCTGATCGGGCTGCTCAAGCGTGAGGGCATCGAGGCCAAAGTCCAGCTGGAGCCGAAAACTTCCGCCTTCGTCTACCTCAAGGAGTGGGGCGAGCCGGTTGAGACCGACAACTACCAGGTCGCTTCGATTGAAAACGGAAATCATATCGCCTACGCGAAAGAATACGACCTCAGCCTAGAATTCGCGTCAGTCAAAGAAAAGGAGCAATTCCAGCCGCTGGTGCTCAAGTACGCCAAGAAGAACGAGGAAAACGCGGCAGGCCTCTTGAAATCCTCCTGGTGGCAGCCGCTCTATTACTCGCTGACCGAGCTGGAGGACTACCCGGTGATTACCAATCACGTTTTGAAAAACGGCAGATACCTGGCCCAGTCCTTTACCTTGAACGAGGAATCGGCAAAGGTCATCGCGGGATTGAAAAAAGTAAATCCGGCGATCACGGTAGAGAGCTATCAATTCTGGGTCGACCAGCCGTTCCACAATTATTTGAAAGGCGATTACAAGTAACAGGTCACTCTTGCCCTTCCTCTTTGCGGGACTCTCGCTCGTCCCGCTCCGCCTGATAAGCGCGGAGGCCGCGAATGAACATCTCGAGGATCACTTCGTGCTGGGTCTTGCTGGACACTTTCATCCGAATTTGCTCCAGCTCCGCTACCAGTTCCGAGTCGAGATGCAGATTGATCGTCTTGCCCTTGCTTCGGGGATGGATCTCGTAATGGCTGCCGTTTTTTTTCAGTACGCCATCGACAATCGCCCCTTTTCCCAGGGCTTTACGCTGTGGGAGATACAAGCAAGGCGCTTCCAGCACAATATGGGTCAGCTCCTCACTAAAGCGAATGCTGAGGGGCTGCCCCTTTTTTTTATGGAAATCGCGGATTTGCCGGGAATAGTCCTGGTTTTCGATTGTATTTGGCAAGCGAATGGAAACCGTCTCCATAACTCCTCCTTACGACGGGTCCGCCATGGCGGTTGCCTCCGTATTACTGGCGCTCAGTAAGGCGTTCTCCGCGATCTCCTCGATCACTTCGCCGCTTGCTTCCAATTGCGCTTGATAGACGAACAGCTGGTCGATGGAATCGGCCTCTCTCGCGTTCACTGCGGTGATGACCGCCCATTTCACATCCTCGCCGACCTTTAGCAGTACCCGATCCAGCACGTCGTAGCGGGGGTGGAGCCATCCTTTTTGATAGAGAAACCGAAACACGTCGGCTCGCGGGTAGAGATGGCGCTTCTTCCCCTGTTTTCCGGCGAGCAAGGGAAAGGCCTCCCTTTCCTCGACAACCTGGCCGAGATGTCCTTCGTCCGCCCAGCGTTTGATCGAGGCCATGCTGCCGGTGCGGCCGCAGCGGGTGGCGAGCAACTCCAGAATTTCACGGGAAGAAATGTATGTTTGCCTGAGGCGCTGCTGGGCTTCGAACGATTCCCATTCCTGCTCCAGTGCCCCTAGCCTATCGGTCAACTCTTCGATCTGCTGCCGAAGTCTGGCAATCAGCTGCGGATAGTTCTTCATGCCATTCTCCCTTTCTTCTGTCGCTTCTGTTACCAGCGTATTCGCAGCTGAAATCATTCATGACCGGGAAGTGTTTTTCATTCCGCCAGACGGCTACCTAAAAAATGAGATGAAAGAATCATAAAAGGCTGGTTCCCTACATTGATTAATAGCAAGGAAGCGATTATAGAACGCCCGAGGAGGTAGTTGCGAAAATGAGCGTTCACCGCGAACAGACCCAGACCTCTGCTTCGTTGGAAGCCAACTTTGCAGAAGTGGTTCCCGCCTTGAAGCCGAAAGAGGCCATCGACGAAGCGAACCGATGCCTTTTCTGTTACGACGCCCCCTGTATCAAGGCTTGCCCCACCTCGATCGACATCCCGTCCTTTATCAAAAAAATCGCCACCGGCAATCTTCTCGGCTCGGCCAGAACGATCATGGAAGCCAATCCGGTCGGGGCCAGCTGCGCCAGAGTCTGTCCGACAGAAGAGCTGTGCGAGGGGGCCTGCGTGCTCAACCATGCGTCCAAGCCGATCATGATCGGCCTTTTGCAGCGGCACGCGACCGATTGGGCCATCAAAAACCGGCAGGTACTCTTTCAGCCGGGGGAAAAGAACGGGAAGCGCGTCGCCATCGTCGGCGGCGGTCCGGCGGGGCTTTCCGCAGCCAGGGAATTGGCCCGGCTCGGCTATGCGGTCACTGTTTTTGAAGCCAGGGAAAAGGCAGGAGGATTAAACACGTATGGCATCGTCTCTTTCCGGCTGCCCCAGGAAATCTCCCTGTGGGAAGTACAGCAGGTGGAGAAGCTCGGCGTCGGGATCCGAACCAATACCAAGGTCGGGATCGATGTGCAGCCGCAGGAGCTGTTGGAGCAGTATGACTCCGTCCTCCTCGCGGTTGGGATGGGGGAAGTGCCGCGGCTGAATATCGAGGGAGAGGAGCTGGACGGCGTCCTCGATGCCATCTCGCTGGTAGAGGAGACGAAAACCAGACCGCTGCCTGACAGAATGTTCGGAAAAAAGGTCCTGGTCATCGGTGCGGGCAATACCGCGATCGACGCTGCCACCAGCTCCAAGCGGCTGGGAGCCGGGCAGGTGCAGATTCTCTACCGGCGCACCGAAAAAGAGATGACCTGTTACCAGTTTGAGTATGAATTCGCCAAGCAGGACGGGGTTGAATTCCGCTGGCTGGTCGCACCGACGCGGATCATCGGGGAAAACGGCAAGGTGACCGGATTGGAGCTGATGCGCATGGAGCTGGGCGAGCCGGACGCCAAGGGCAGGAGAAAGCCGGTCCCGGTACCGGACAGCCAGTTCACAGTGGAGACGGACTTTGTCGTCAAAGCCATCGGACAGACCCGGCATGTACCGCTGATCGAAGCCTTTGGCCTGCAACACCATAACGGCATCGTCGCCGTTGAATCAGGCACGTACCGCACCTCTGATCCTCGCGTCTACGCGGCCGGGGATGTGATCTTCGGCGGCGGCGGAACCGATGCCATGGTCGTGGATGCAGCCAATCACGGTGTGCGGGCGGCCCAGGCCATACACGCGGCGTTGAGCGAGCAGAGACAGACCGTCTGAGGGACGGCTGTCCACTAGAGGATTTTGCCAGGTAGAAGGAGGCGTAGGGAAATGGCAGATTTACGCATCAATTTGGCCGGTATCGAGTCGCCGAATCCATTTTGGCTCGCTTCGGCACCGCCCACCAACTCCGGTTATCAGGTGCAGCGGGCTTTTGAAGCGGGCTGGGGCGGGGCCGTATGGAAGACCTTGGGGGAGCCGATCATCAATGTGACCTCCCGCTTTGCCGCTCTCCATTACGGCGGGCAGCGGGTGATGGGCTTCAACAATATTGAGCTGATTACGGACCGGCCGCTTGAAGAGAATTTGCGAGAGATGGAAGAGACCAAGCGGCTCTACCCCAAGCACACCTTGATCGCCTCGCTCATGGTAGAGCACAAGCGGGAGGCTTGGCATGAGATCGTCAAGCAGGTAGAGGCGGTCGGCGTCGATGGGCTGGAGCTGAACTTCGGCTGTCCGCACGGCATGGCGGAACGGGGGATGGGCTCGGCAGTCGGACAGCATCCCGATCTGATCCGGCAGCAGGTCGAGTGGGTCAAAGAAGTGGCCGAGACGCCCGTCATCGTCAAACTGACGCCGAACATCACAGACATCCGCTATACGGCACGGGCTGCCTCGGAGGGAGGCGCGGACGCGATCAGCATGATCAACACGATCAACAGCCTGATGGGGGTGGATCTGGATTCCTGGCTGCCCATTCCGCATGTCGATGGAAAAGGAGCCCACGGGGGCTACTGCGGTCCTGCAGTCAAACCGATCGCACTCAACATGGTGGCCGAGTGCGCCCGCGATCCCCATGTCGGCATCCCGATCTCGGGTATCGGCGGCATCTCCACCTGGCAGGATGCGGTAGAATTCCTGCTCATGGGTGCCAGCGGCGTACAGGTATGTACAGCGGCGATGCATCACGGCTTCCGCATCGTCGAAGACATGATCGACGGTCTGAACAACTATCTCGATCAGCGCGGCATCGCTTCGGTGATGGACATCGTGGGCAAAGCCGTCCACACCTATTCGGACTGGGGCAACCTGAATCTGAACTACAAGATCGTCGCACGCATCCACGAAGAGACCTGCATCAACTGCAACAAGTGCCATATCGCCTGTGAGGATACGTCTCATCAATGCATCGACATCGTCAGGGATGAGCGCACCGGCAAGGAAAAGCTGGTCGTCCGGGAAGAGGATTGCGTCGGCTGCAATCTCTGCTCCATCGTCTGCCCGGTCGAGGGAACGATTGAGATGGTGGAGATTCCCACGGGAGAGCCGCCGCTTACCTGGAACCAGCGTCAGGCAGCGCTGGCGGCGGGCAAAAGCTGCGGGATCGAGAGCGAGTCATAAGTTTTAGCCGGATGGAGCCTCTTTCAGCAGGCAACAGGCAATATGCCCCTATGGGGCCGGGAAAATAAGGAGGGGTAGCGATGAAAAAATGGATTCGCGGCGGTACGGTGGTGACGGCAGCCGATACCTATCAAGCGGATGTGTTAATTGAAGGAGAGCGAGTGAGCGCGATCGGCCATCATTTGCCCGTCGAGGATGCGGAAGTGATCGACGCCAGCGGATGCTATGTCCTGCCGGGAGGGATCGATCCGCATACGCATCTCGACATGCCGTTTGGCGGTACGGTAACGGCCGATGATTTCTTCACCGGAACCAGGGCGGCGGCATTTGGCGGAACGACCAGCATCGTTGATTTTTGCCTGACGAAAAAGGGGGAGACGCTCCGCTCCGCGATCGCCACCTGGCATGAAAAGGCCCGCGGCAAAGCAGTCATCGACTACGGCTTTCACCTGATGATCGCGGAAGCCAATGACCAGGTGCTGGAAGAGCTGGAGAGCGTCATCGCTTCCGAGGGGGTCACATCGCTGAAGGTATTCATGGCCTACAAAAACGTCTTCCAAGCCGATGACGAGACATTGTTCAAGACGCTGGTCCGGGCCAAAGAGCTGGGGGCATTGGTCCAGGTGCATGCGGAGAATGGCGACGTACTCGACTACTTGACCAAAAAGGCCTTGGCCGAGGGGAATACCGCTCCGATCTACCACGCCTACACCAGACCGGCGGAAGCGGAGGGCGAAGCGACGGGCAGAGCGATCGCGCTCACGGCGCTGGCCGACTCCCAGCTCTACGTCGTTCACGTCTCTTGCGCGTCGGCGGTCCAGCGCATCGCGGAGGCGCGCGAAAAGGGCTGGAATGTGTACGGCGAGACGTGCCCGCAATACCTGGCGCTGGACATCAGCGTCATGGACCAGCCTGACTTCGAAGGAGCCAAGTACGTCTGGTCGCCGCCGCTGCGCGAGAAATGGAATCAGGAGGTTCTCTGGAGCGCCTTGAAAAACGGCATTTTGCAAACGGTCGGCTCCGATCATTGTCCGTTTAATTTCTCGGGGCAAAAGGAACTGGGCCGGGACGATTTCACCAAGATCCCGAACGGCGGACCCCTCATCGAAGACCGGATGGCGATCCTCTACTCCGACGGCGTGCGAGAGGGCAGGATCAGTTTGAACCAATTTGTCGACGTCTGCTCGACAAAGGCGGCGAAGCTGTTTGGGATGTTTCCGTGCAAAGGAACGATCGCCGTAGGTTCCGATGCCGACATCGTGATCTTTGATCCGCAGGTAAAGCGGACGATTTCGGCAAAGACCCATCATATGAACGTCGATTACAATCCCTTCGAGGGGAAAGAGGTATACGGCGAAGTGGTGTCTGTCCTGTCCAGGGGTTCGTTTGTCGTGCGCGACAAGCAATTCGTCGGCCAGGCAGGCAGCGGCCAGTTCATCAAACGGTCGACATTTGCCCAGCCGTAAATGTGGCAGGCAGCGGCTCGCAACAGATGCAAGAAGGAGGGGGCGGCGATGGGAAACAAGGTGACCATCGGCCTGATTCAGGCAAAAAATGAGGTGCACGGTGATGAACCCGTACACGTGCA
This sequence is a window from Brevibacillus composti. Protein-coding genes within it:
- a CDS encoding CoA-acylating methylmalonate-semialdehyde dehydrogenase, whose amino-acid sequence is MSMTTVGPTLKNYIAGEWVESASDRYEDIPNPATGDLLSRVPLSTKEDVDKAVQAAKAAFPAWSKTPAVDRARIMFRFQHLLWQHQDELAQMITLENGKNLAEAHAELLRAVEMVEFAAGMPTLLMGETLPNIAQNIDCQVIRFPLGVVGGITPFNFPLMVPMWMYPIAITAGNTFVLKPSERTPLSSIRIAELLKEAGLPDGVFNVVNGAHDVVNGLLEHPDVKAISFVGSQPVAEYVYKTAAAHGKRVQALAGAKNHHLVMPDTNLQRAAKTIVSSAFGCAGERCMAASAVVAVEEIADELIQHLIAESNALKMGNGLEEGVDLGPVIRPSHLEKVHGFIEQGLAAGAELVRDGREDAKAQPDGYFLGPTIFDKADAEMVIVRDEIFAPVLSVMRVKNFEEGLETISKSRFGNGATIYTENGKWGREFVQRVEAGMVGVNVGVPAPMGFFAFTGWKNSFYGDLHANGKDGVDFFTKKKTITSRWFDDGDTSIGSQKVFVK
- the hydA gene encoding dihydropyrimidinase translates to MKKWIRGGTVVTAADTYQADVLIEGERVSAIGHHLPVEDAEVIDASGCYVLPGGIDPHTHLDMPFGGTVTADDFFTGTRAAAFGGTTSIVDFCLTKKGETLRSAIATWHEKARGKAVIDYGFHLMIAEANDQVLEELESVIASEGVTSLKVFMAYKNVFQADDETLFKTLVRAKELGALVQVHAENGDVLDYLTKKALAEGNTAPIYHAYTRPAEAEGEATGRAIALTALADSQLYVVHVSCASAVQRIAEAREKGWNVYGETCPQYLALDISVMDQPDFEGAKYVWSPPLREKWNQEVLWSALKNGILQTVGSDHCPFNFSGQKELGRDDFTKIPNGGPLIEDRMAILYSDGVREGRISLNQFVDVCSTKAAKLFGMFPCKGTIAVGSDADIVIFDPQVKRTISAKTHHMNVDYNPFEGKEVYGEVVSVLSRGSFVVRDKQFVGQAGSGQFIKRSTFAQP
- the preA gene encoding NAD-dependent dihydropyrimidine dehydrogenase subunit PreA, with the protein product MADLRINLAGIESPNPFWLASAPPTNSGYQVQRAFEAGWGGAVWKTLGEPIINVTSRFAALHYGGQRVMGFNNIELITDRPLEENLREMEETKRLYPKHTLIASLMVEHKREAWHEIVKQVEAVGVDGLELNFGCPHGMAERGMGSAVGQHPDLIRQQVEWVKEVAETPVIVKLTPNITDIRYTARAASEGGADAISMINTINSLMGVDLDSWLPIPHVDGKGAHGGYCGPAVKPIALNMVAECARDPHVGIPISGIGGISTWQDAVEFLLMGASGVQVCTAAMHHGFRIVEDMIDGLNNYLDQRGIASVMDIVGKAVHTYSDWGNLNLNYKIVARIHEETCINCNKCHIACEDTSHQCIDIVRDERTGKEKLVVREEDCVGCNLCSIVCPVEGTIEMVEIPTGEPPLTWNQRQAALAAGKSCGIESES
- a CDS encoding aspartate aminotransferase family protein codes for the protein MSQDQQIRTVDKEALLEKDRAHMWHHMSPFNPNPMIVTEASGSWVTDIDGNKYLDGMSGLWCVNIGYGRQELADAAYEQLKEMAYFPLTQSHVPAIKLSEKVSEWLGDEYRVFFSNSGSEANEVAFKIARQYHHQNGEPGRYKFISRHRAYHGNTMGALAATGQSIRKQKYEPLAPGFLHVSPPYCYRCPFGKTYGNCNLECAQVYDEVINWEGAGSVAAVIMEPTITGGGVIVPPPEYMPKVREICDKYGVLLIVDEVICGFGRSGQKFGHQNFGVKPDIVTMAKGITSAYLPLSATAVRAEIADKFNEQGVNLHFRHVNTFGGNPAACALALKNLELMEEEQMIERAGRLGEELREKLAFLEEHPNVGDIRSFGFLMGIEMVENRDTKEPAAPDKLAKIIGACKKRGLIIGRNGDTVPGFNNVLTLSPPFSTTSEDINFIAQVLREAFDELNQ
- a CDS encoding NAD(P)-dependent oxidoreductase, encoding MSVHREQTQTSASLEANFAEVVPALKPKEAIDEANRCLFCYDAPCIKACPTSIDIPSFIKKIATGNLLGSARTIMEANPVGASCARVCPTEELCEGACVLNHASKPIMIGLLQRHATDWAIKNRQVLFQPGEKNGKRVAIVGGGPAGLSAARELARLGYAVTVFEAREKAGGLNTYGIVSFRLPQEISLWEVQQVEKLGVGIRTNTKVGIDVQPQELLEQYDSVLLAVGMGEVPRLNIEGEELDGVLDAISLVEETKTRPLPDRMFGKKVLVIGAGNTAIDAATSSKRLGAGQVQILYRRTEKEMTCYQFEYEFAKQDGVEFRWLVAPTRIIGENGKVTGLELMRMELGEPDAKGRRKPVPVPDSQFTVETDFVVKAIGQTRHVPLIEAFGLQHHNGIVAVESGTYRTSDPRVYAAGDVIFGGGGTDAMVVDAANHGVRAAQAIHAALSEQRQTV